A single Clavibacter nebraskensis NCPPB 2581 DNA region contains:
- a CDS encoding FAS1-like dehydratase domain-containing protein, which produces MPVNPELQGRVLPAAAPYLVGREKVREFARAVGATHPVHLDPEAARAAGHADVIAPSTFPVVVQEATLAQLLAEPDAGIDFSRVVHGEQAFTYSRPVVAGDELTATLTVTKVATLGGNAMVTAESAMVDGSGAHVVTAVSTLVVRGDDA; this is translated from the coding sequence GTGCCAGTGAATCCAGAGCTCCAGGGTCGCGTGCTCCCCGCCGCCGCCCCGTACCTGGTGGGACGCGAGAAGGTGCGCGAGTTCGCCCGCGCCGTCGGCGCCACCCACCCCGTCCACCTCGACCCCGAGGCCGCGCGTGCCGCCGGCCACGCCGACGTCATCGCCCCGAGCACGTTCCCCGTCGTCGTCCAGGAGGCGACGCTCGCGCAGCTGCTCGCCGAGCCCGACGCGGGCATCGACTTCAGCCGCGTGGTCCACGGCGAGCAGGCCTTCACGTACTCCCGGCCGGTGGTCGCGGGCGACGAGCTGACCGCGACGCTCACCGTCACGAAGGTGGCGACCCTCGGCGGCAACGCGATGGTGACCGCCGAGTCGGCCATGGTCGACGGATCCGGCGCGCACGTCGTCACGGCCGTCTCCACCCTCGTGGTCCGCGGGGACGACGCGTGA
- a CDS encoding UDP-N-acetylmuramate dehydrogenase: MTIQTHRDAPLADLTTLRVGGPAEELVTVSERDELVDTLLGLWAVGEDWMVLGGGSNSLISDEGVEGTVIRIATRGVEVGEERADGTVLVRVQAGEPWDALVARTVADGLAGLEALSGIPGSTGASPVQNIGAYGQEVADVLEGIDFLDYETGEVERLSAADLGLGYRTSALKRGRAGVVLAVDFALTHGEGPDALGLPVAYPQLAGALGVELGDRMPVARVRETVLALRASKGMVLDDADHDTWSAGSFFTNPIVSAAFARTLPADAPRWPQEDPPQDLVVPLGDQWEVAEAIEREAAARRRREPAGVKLSAAWLIERSGVQRGFRLPGSGAAVSSKHTLALTNRGTATAEDVAALARYVQGRVMSEHGVILQPEPVLVGLTL; the protein is encoded by the coding sequence GTGACGATCCAGACCCACCGCGACGCCCCGCTCGCCGACCTCACCACGCTGCGCGTCGGCGGTCCGGCCGAGGAGCTCGTGACCGTGAGCGAGCGCGACGAGCTCGTCGACACCCTCCTCGGGCTCTGGGCCGTGGGCGAGGACTGGATGGTCCTCGGCGGCGGGTCCAACTCCCTCATCTCCGACGAGGGCGTGGAGGGCACCGTCATCCGCATCGCGACCCGCGGCGTCGAGGTCGGCGAGGAGCGGGCCGACGGCACCGTGCTCGTGCGTGTGCAGGCCGGCGAGCCGTGGGACGCGCTCGTCGCGCGGACCGTGGCCGACGGGCTCGCGGGGCTCGAGGCGCTCTCGGGCATCCCCGGATCCACGGGCGCCTCGCCCGTGCAGAACATCGGCGCCTACGGCCAGGAGGTGGCCGACGTCCTGGAGGGGATCGACTTCCTCGACTACGAGACCGGTGAGGTGGAGCGGCTCAGCGCCGCCGACCTCGGCCTCGGCTACCGCACCTCCGCGCTCAAGCGCGGCCGCGCCGGCGTCGTGCTCGCGGTGGACTTCGCGCTCACCCACGGCGAGGGCCCCGACGCGCTCGGTCTCCCCGTCGCGTACCCGCAGCTCGCCGGCGCGCTCGGCGTGGAGCTCGGCGACCGCATGCCCGTCGCCCGCGTCCGTGAGACCGTGCTGGCGCTGCGCGCGTCCAAGGGCATGGTGCTCGACGACGCCGACCACGACACGTGGAGCGCGGGGTCGTTCTTCACGAACCCCATCGTCAGCGCCGCGTTCGCCCGCACGCTGCCGGCCGACGCCCCGCGCTGGCCGCAGGAGGATCCGCCCCAGGACCTCGTCGTGCCGCTCGGCGACCAGTGGGAGGTGGCCGAGGCCATCGAGCGCGAGGCCGCCGCGCGCCGTCGTCGCGAGCCGGCCGGCGTGAAGCTCAGCGCCGCGTGGCTGATCGAGCGCTCGGGTGTGCAGCGCGGGTTCCGGCTGCCGGGCTCCGGTGCGGCCGTCTCCTCCAAGCACACGCTCGCGCTCACCAACCGCGGCACCGCGACCGCCGAGGACGTCGCCGCCCTCGCGCGCTACGTGCAGGGCCGCGTGATGAGCGAGCACGGCGTGATCCTGCAGCCCGAGCCCGTGCTGGTCGGCCTCACCCTCTAG
- a CDS encoding MaoC/PaaZ C-terminal domain-containing protein, with the protein MSAVAVPVLADLAVGDVVAERSLHLTRDSLVRYAGASGDFNPIHYRDDVAASVGLPGVLAHGMLTMGQAVQPVADWAGDPSRIVSYGVRFTRPVVVDPADGQDLSIVAKVGAIDADAGTARIDIAVSVDGKTVLGRAQAQVRLA; encoded by the coding sequence GTGAGCGCCGTGGCCGTGCCCGTGCTCGCCGACCTCGCCGTGGGCGACGTCGTGGCGGAGCGCTCGCTGCACCTCACCCGCGACTCCCTCGTCCGCTACGCGGGCGCGTCGGGCGACTTCAACCCCATCCACTACCGCGACGACGTGGCGGCGTCGGTCGGGCTGCCGGGCGTCCTCGCCCACGGCATGCTGACGATGGGCCAGGCCGTGCAGCCCGTGGCCGACTGGGCGGGCGATCCCTCGCGCATCGTGTCCTACGGCGTGCGGTTCACGCGGCCCGTGGTCGTGGATCCCGCCGACGGCCAGGACCTCTCGATCGTCGCCAAGGTGGGCGCGATCGACGCCGATGCCGGCACCGCGCGCATCGACATCGCCGTCTCCGTCGACGGGAAGACCGTCCTCGGCCGCGCCCAGGCGCAGGTCCGGCTGGCGTAG